In a genomic window of Verrucomicrobiota bacterium:
- a CDS encoding alpha/beta hydrolase: MRQAGRLRLHCVEAGPQHGPVTLLLHGFPECWWGWRRQIAPLARAGLRVVAVDQRGYGTSDKPRGVHAYQLDLLAADVIALAEALGVRRFRLAGHDWGGVVAWWAAARFAERVERVAILNAPHPGVLGPYLFRSPMQALRSSYIAFFQLPWLPEVALSARNFRALRTMLRRTSRLAAFRAGDFAIYRQAWSQPGALTAMLNWYRALPRKWRIPERVRVPALVLWGTQDPALESGLAEASLGLCDSGSMRSFDTIGHWLQHEGGNTVTAALTDFLM, encoded by the coding sequence ATGCGACAGGCCGGGCGTCTGCGGCTGCACTGCGTGGAGGCTGGGCCGCAGCACGGACCGGTAACCCTGTTGCTGCACGGCTTTCCGGAATGCTGGTGGGGCTGGCGCCGGCAGATCGCGCCCCTGGCGCGGGCGGGCTTGCGGGTGGTGGCTGTGGATCAGCGGGGTTACGGCACCAGCGACAAACCCCGCGGCGTACATGCGTATCAACTCGATCTGCTCGCCGCCGACGTGATCGCCCTGGCCGAGGCGCTCGGGGTGCGCCGCTTTCGATTAGCCGGTCACGATTGGGGCGGAGTCGTCGCCTGGTGGGCAGCGGCACGCTTCGCGGAGCGGGTAGAGCGGGTGGCGATCCTTAACGCACCGCATCCGGGTGTGCTTGGGCCATACCTGTTCCGGTCACCCATGCAAGCCCTGCGCAGCTCGTACATCGCATTTTTTCAGCTGCCTTGGCTTCCCGAAGTGGCGTTGAGCGCACGGAATTTCCGCGCCTTGAGAACCATGCTGAGACGCACCAGCCGCCTCGCCGCGTTCCGCGCAGGAGATTTCGCGATTTACCGTCAGGCGTGGTCGCAACCGGGAGCGCTGACGGCCATGCTGAACTGGTACCGCGCGCTGCCGCGAAAGTGGAGAATCCCGGAGCGGGTGCGCGTGCCGGCGCTGGTACTTTGGGGCACTCAGGATCCGGCGCTTGAGAGCGGCCTGGCTGAAGCAAGTCTGGGCCTGTGCGACTCCGGAAGCATGCGTTCGTTTGATACCATTGGCCACTGGTTACAGCACGAAGGGGGCAATACCGTAACCGCAGCGTTGACCGACTTTCTTATGTAA